The Halococcus salifodinae DSM 8989 genome includes a region encoding these proteins:
- a CDS encoding DUF7127 family protein, whose product MTPKLQQFDERDTGELRRYEYDDQVVYAVDVGLGETTVDVVGNTVLIVGDDDQAEFEVPESGTVEAGINNGVLTVEVER is encoded by the coding sequence ATGACACCAAAGCTCCAGCAGTTCGACGAGCGCGACACCGGCGAACTCCGGCGGTACGAGTACGACGATCAGGTGGTGTACGCGGTTGATGTCGGACTCGGTGAGACGACGGTCGACGTCGTCGGGAACACGGTACTGATCGTGGGCGACGACGATCAGGCCGAGTTCGAGGTGCCGGAATCGGGGACCGTCGAAGCCGGTATCAACAACGGCGTGCTTACTGTCGAGGTGGAACGATGA